Proteins from a genomic interval of Deltaproteobacteria bacterium:
- a CDS encoding transporter substrate-binding domain-containing protein: MPFGAMAAPPIRSASEIDYPPFCMVDAKGRVDGFSVELMRAALAAMDREVTFRTGTWAEVRGWLEQGEVQALPLVGRTPERDPIFDFTFPYMSLHGAIVVREKNKEIHDMGDLRGRQVAVMKGDNAEEFLRREKRGIEIRTTTTFEEALRQLSEDQYDAVVIQRLVALRLIQGTGLTNLRVIDRPIEGFRQDFCFAVREGDRETLALLNEGLSIVMADGTYRHLHAKWFAALQLPTDRPIVVGGDHNYPPFEYLDENGRPAGYNVALTRAIALEMGLDVEIRLGPWAEIVQGMEEGKIDVMQGMFYLPERDLKFDFTQPHMVSHYVSVVRRGEGDPPATFADLASKRIVVQRGDAAHDFLVAKGMGGQVSLAETQEDVLRELAEGKHDCALAVRISSLYLIEERGWKNLVLGRQAFLPLEYCYAAPSGHKAILAQFSEGLKILDTSGEYRRIYEKWLGSYKEGPPSLMNALRYSAMVLLPLIVILLAVFLWLWTLRRQVATKTRELKESVEFQRAMIACSPVALYSIGLEGNVQAWNESAEKIFGWSAGEVMGKPLPIVPQDMQDEFSALRKRIMEDGGVSGVEVVRQRKDGSLFDASLSAAPIYNARGDVIGIMSSMEDITQRKRTEAALQKSEIQYRSLFDHSLDAFLLTAPDGSILDVNPAACEMFGRTAEEIKKLGRNALVDVSDPRLQKRLEERAKTGKVQGEITLIRADNTRFPAEITSTIYTDENGLQRSSMIIRDITERKQAEAVLRERDEGFKKLSAHIPGMIYQFMRRPDGTYCLPFTTEAIKDIFGCSPEDVKEDFSPIIRVIFPEDLGRVTDSIELSAKRMTTWQCEYRVQIPGRPVKWLHGESSPEKLADGSILWHGFNTDITERRRAEEEREKLQAQLNQAQKMESVGRLAGGVAHDFNNKLSVILGYTELAMEGLDKTDSLYGKLQEVMKAGKQSIDIVRQLLAFARKQTIAPKALDLNETVEGMLKMLRRLIGEDIDLSWEPDTNLWPVKMDPAQIDQILANLCVNARDAISGVGKITIETENVVLDKNYCADRPEFAPGDYVMLAVSDNGSGMDKETLTNAFEPFFTTKEVGKGTGLGLSTVYGIVKQNQGFVNVYSEPGKGTSIKIYLPRHLGAAEEVIEAARTEVPQGRGETILIVEDEASVLRLAQRLLENMGYRVLTSATPSGALTIARDHTGEIHLLMTDVVLPKMSGKDLAAEIMQIRPNIGVLFMSGYTANVIAHQGVLDEGVHFIEKPFTQEGLARKVREAMGTRNAEVGTRS; this comes from the coding sequence ATGCCGTTTGGGGCAATGGCGGCCCCCCCTATCCGGAGCGCCTCCGAGATCGACTACCCGCCTTTTTGCATGGTCGATGCAAAGGGACGCGTCGACGGTTTCTCGGTTGAACTGATGCGTGCGGCCCTGGCGGCCATGGATCGGGAGGTCACCTTCCGCACGGGAACGTGGGCAGAAGTCCGCGGCTGGCTGGAACAGGGCGAAGTCCAGGCCCTCCCCCTTGTGGGCCGCACCCCGGAGCGAGACCCGATCTTCGATTTTACGTTCCCCTACATGTCCCTGCACGGCGCCATCGTGGTCCGGGAAAAGAACAAGGAAATTCACGACATGGGGGACCTGCGCGGACGGCAGGTCGCGGTCATGAAAGGGGACAACGCCGAAGAGTTCCTGAGAAGGGAGAAGCGCGGCATAGAGATCCGCACTACGACCACATTTGAAGAGGCACTGCGGCAACTGTCTGAGGATCAGTACGACGCCGTGGTCATCCAGCGGCTGGTGGCCCTGCGCCTTATCCAGGGAACCGGGCTGACCAACCTGCGGGTCATTGACCGGCCCATTGAGGGCTTTCGCCAGGATTTCTGCTTTGCTGTAAGGGAAGGAGACCGGGAAACGCTGGCCCTGCTCAACGAAGGACTTTCTATCGTCATGGCCGACGGGACCTACCGCCATCTTCACGCCAAATGGTTTGCGGCCCTCCAACTCCCCACCGACCGGCCCATTGTGGTCGGCGGAGATCACAATTATCCGCCCTTTGAATACCTGGATGAGAACGGTCGGCCGGCAGGATACAATGTGGCGCTTACGCGGGCCATCGCGCTGGAAATGGGGCTCGACGTCGAGATTCGCCTCGGTCCCTGGGCGGAAATCGTTCAGGGCATGGAAGAAGGAAAGATTGATGTCATGCAGGGCATGTTTTATTTGCCTGAACGTGACTTAAAGTTCGACTTCACCCAGCCGCACATGGTGAGTCATTACGTCAGCGTTGTGCGCAGGGGCGAGGGCGACCCGCCTGCTACGTTTGCCGATCTGGCAAGTAAACGCATTGTGGTACAACGCGGGGACGCGGCCCACGACTTCCTGGTGGCAAAGGGGATGGGGGGCCAGGTTTCCCTTGCCGAAACCCAGGAGGATGTATTGCGTGAACTGGCGGAAGGGAAACACGATTGCGCGCTTGCGGTACGAATCTCCTCCCTCTACCTGATCGAAGAACGGGGATGGAAGAATCTTGTTCTCGGCCGGCAGGCATTCCTTCCCCTGGAATACTGTTATGCCGCACCTAGTGGTCACAAGGCGATCCTGGCCCAGTTCAGCGAAGGGCTGAAGATCCTGGACACAAGCGGCGAATACCGCCGCATCTACGAGAAATGGCTGGGCAGCTACAAAGAGGGGCCCCCGTCCCTCATGAATGCCCTCCGCTACTCGGCCATGGTCCTGCTTCCTCTGATCGTCATCCTCCTGGCGGTGTTCCTCTGGTTGTGGACCCTGCGCAGGCAGGTGGCGACCAAGACGCGGGAACTGAAGGAGAGCGTGGAATTCCAGCGGGCCATGATCGCCTGTTCGCCCGTGGCCCTGTACAGCATTGGCCTGGAGGGGAATGTGCAGGCCTGGAACGAATCCGCGGAAAAAATTTTCGGGTGGTCGGCCGGGGAGGTCATGGGCAAGCCCCTTCCCATCGTCCCCCAGGATATGCAAGATGAGTTTTCAGCCCTGCGCAAAAGGATCATGGAAGACGGCGGGGTCTCGGGCGTGGAGGTTGTCCGGCAGCGGAAGGACGGGAGCCTCTTTGACGCCAGCCTCTCCGCGGCGCCCATCTACAATGCGCGGGGCGACGTTATCGGCATCATGTCCTCCATGGAAGACATCACCCAGCGAAAGCGGACAGAGGCGGCCCTTCAAAAGAGCGAGATACAATATCGCTCGTTATTTGATCATTCTCTGGATGCATTTCTATTGACTGCGCCGGACGGATCCATCCTTGATGTGAATCCAGCGGCCTGCGAGATGTTTGGCCGGACGGCAGAAGAGATCAAGAAACTGGGCCGCAACGCCCTGGTGGATGTGTCCGATCCCCGTTTGCAGAAACGGCTTGAAGAACGGGCAAAAACGGGCAAGGTGCAAGGCGAAATAACCCTGATCCGTGCCGACAACACCCGATTCCCCGCTGAAATCACTTCAACCATTTATACCGACGAAAATGGTCTGCAACGCTCCAGCATGATCATTCGGGACATTACAGAGCGGAAACAGGCAGAGGCGGTCCTCAGGGAGCGTGACGAGGGCTTTAAGAAACTGTCTGCGCATATTCCCGGAATGATTTACCAGTTCATGAGAAGGCCTGACGGAACCTATTGCCTGCCATTCACCACCGAAGCCATCAAGGACATTTTCGGTTGTTCGCCGGAAGACGTGAAGGAAGATTTCTCTCCAATAATCAGGGTGATTTTTCCCGAGGATTTGGGCAGGGTAACCGATTCAATTGAATTGTCTGCCAAACGCATGACCACCTGGCAATGTGAATATCGGGTTCAGATTCCCGGCAGACCGGTCAAATGGCTCCATGGCGAGTCGTCACCAGAGAAATTGGCAGACGGCAGCATCCTCTGGCACGGATTCAACACAGACATCACCGAACGGCGGCGGGCCGAGGAAGAGCGCGAGAAACTTCAGGCCCAGCTCAATCAGGCCCAAAAGATGGAATCGGTCGGCCGGTTGGCGGGAGGCGTGGCCCACGATTTCAACAACAAACTGAGCGTGATCCTCGGGTACACGGAACTGGCGATGGAGGGCCTGGACAAGACAGATTCTCTCTACGGAAAGCTTCAGGAGGTCATGAAGGCCGGGAAGCAGTCTATTGACATCGTTCGGCAACTTCTGGCCTTTGCCCGGAAGCAGACCATCGCGCCGAAGGCCCTGGATTTAAACGAGACCGTGGAGGGGATGCTCAAGATGCTGAGACGGCTCATCGGGGAAGACATCGATCTATCCTGGGAGCCTGACACCAATCTCTGGCCGGTCAAGATGGATCCGGCCCAGATCGACCAGATCCTGGCCAACCTCTGCGTCAACGCGCGGGACGCCATTTCAGGGGTGGGCAAGATCACCATTGAAACGGAGAACGTGGTGCTGGATAAGAATTATTGTGCCGACCGCCCGGAATTTGCACCCGGCGATTATGTAATGCTGGCGGTGAGCGACAACGGCTCCGGCATGGACAAGGAGACCCTGACCAATGCATTCGAGCCCTTTTTCACCACCAAGGAGGTGGGAAAGGGAACAGGGCTGGGGCTTTCCACGGTGTACGGCATTGTGAAGCAGAACCAGGGCTTTGTGAACGTCTACAGCGAGCCGGGCAAAGGGACCAGCATCAAGATCTACCTGCCCAGGCATCTTGGAGCGGCGGAGGAGGTCATAGAGGCGGCCCGGACCGAAGTGCCTCAGGGCCGCGGCGAGACCATCCTGATTGTGGAGGATGAGGCGTCGGTGCTGCGATTGGCCCAACGGCTTCTCGAAAATATGGGTTATCGTGTGCTGACATCGGCGACCCCCTCAGGGGCACTCACCATTGCCCGGGACCATACCGGTGAGATCCACCTCCTCATGACGGACGTGGTGCTCCCCAAGATGAGCGGAAAAGACCTGGCGGCGGAGATCATGCAGATCCGTCCGAACATCGGTGTCCTGTTCATGTCCGGGTATACGGCCAACGTCATCGCCCACCAGGGGGTGCTGGATGAAGGAGTCCATTTTATCGAAAAACCCTTTACCCAGGAAGGCCTGGCCCGGAAGGTGAGGGAGGCGATGGGAACGCGGAACGCGGAAGTCGGAACGCGGAGCTGA
- a CDS encoding response regulator — translation MSKILIVEDHADSRYMLERLLTSRGYQVTPAENGEEALRLAQEDPPDVIISDIMMPVMNGFKLCCEVKKDPTLSHLPFIFYTATFVDEDDRKLAMGLGASRFVVKPTDGDQFLEILEDALREHRHGILPVPEGPLEHQETLLEMYENSITRKLAETVEKLQEERRALIQSERRLKEAQELAHIGHWELDLKNDLLEWSDEIYRILGVKPGAFDPSYKTLMGMEVIHPDDRADVAKAHRDSLSKKTACDIEYRLLLKDGTVKYVNERFQTLFDDDGMPICAMGTIQDITERKQDESEREELQAQLLQAQKLEAVGRLAGGVAHDFNNLLTVILGYGEMALQDLHPDHPHHSLLSQIRDAGNRASNLTRQLLAFSRKQVLEMQVVDINGVVRGFEKLMRRVIGEDVQLKMSVHGGPVRVKADVSQLEQVLMNLAVNARDAMPDGGALAIETAIVDLDRAYCSTKPDVVPGVYAMITFADTGVGMEGGILNQIFDPFFTTKDSDRGTGLGLATSYGIVKQHRGDIWVYSEPGQGTTFKVYLPLALDEEETEPTAIERPRPVKGTGTVLVVEDDPSVLRLAGELLRGYGYHVLEAVNPETALEQARTHRTPIDLILADVILPGMKGPEMVEKIREIHPRTKVLHMSGYTEDLIADNGILAKGVMFLPKPFTAEALRQKVAAALGTTKNEA, via the coding sequence ATGAGCAAGATTCTTATTGTGGAAGATCATGCGGATAGTCGTTACATGCTCGAGCGCCTCCTTACATCCCGAGGGTACCAGGTCACGCCGGCTGAGAACGGGGAGGAGGCCCTGCGGCTTGCCCAGGAGGACCCGCCGGATGTCATTATCTCCGATATCATGATGCCCGTTATGAACGGGTTCAAACTCTGTTGCGAGGTGAAGAAGGACCCCACCCTGAGCCATCTTCCGTTTATCTTTTATACGGCCACCTTTGTTGACGAGGACGACCGGAAACTGGCCATGGGTCTGGGGGCGTCCCGGTTTGTGGTCAAGCCCACGGACGGAGATCAGTTTTTAGAGATCCTCGAAGACGCGCTGAGGGAACATCGACACGGAATCCTCCCCGTCCCTGAGGGTCCGCTGGAACATCAGGAAACCCTGCTGGAGATGTATGAGAATAGCATTACCCGGAAGCTGGCCGAGACCGTGGAAAAACTCCAGGAGGAACGAAGGGCCTTGATTCAGTCTGAACGCCGGCTCAAAGAGGCACAGGAATTGGCCCATATCGGGCACTGGGAGCTGGATCTGAAAAATGATTTACTGGAATGGTCGGATGAGATCTACCGCATCTTAGGGGTGAAACCCGGGGCCTTTGATCCCTCGTACAAGACCTTGATGGGTATGGAGGTAATCCATCCGGATGACCGGGCCGATGTGGCCAAGGCCCACAGGGATTCGCTGTCCAAAAAGACGGCCTGCGACATCGAATACCGGTTGCTTCTTAAGGACGGAACCGTCAAATATGTGAATGAACGGTTTCAGACCCTCTTTGACGACGATGGCATGCCGATCTGTGCCATGGGGACGATCCAGGACATCACAGAGCGCAAGCAGGACGAGTCAGAGCGCGAAGAATTGCAGGCCCAGCTCCTTCAGGCCCAGAAACTGGAGGCGGTGGGAAGATTGGCCGGCGGCGTGGCCCACGACTTCAACAACCTCCTGACCGTGATCCTGGGCTATGGGGAGATGGCGCTGCAAGATCTCCATCCGGACCATCCCCACCATTCGTTGCTGTCCCAGATTCGCGATGCCGGCAACAGGGCCAGTAACCTGACGCGGCAGCTGCTGGCCTTCAGCCGCAAACAGGTTCTCGAGATGCAGGTGGTGGATATCAATGGCGTGGTGCGAGGGTTTGAAAAGCTGATGCGCCGGGTCATCGGGGAGGATGTGCAGCTGAAGATGTCGGTCCATGGAGGCCCGGTGCGGGTGAAAGCCGATGTCTCCCAGTTGGAGCAGGTGCTCATGAACCTGGCCGTCAATGCACGGGACGCCATGCCCGACGGCGGGGCCCTCGCCATCGAGACCGCCATCGTGGACCTGGACAGGGCCTATTGCTCGACGAAGCCCGACGTCGTCCCCGGCGTCTATGCCATGATCACGTTTGCCGATACGGGCGTCGGCATGGAGGGCGGGATCCTGAATCAGATCTTCGATCCATTTTTCACCACCAAAGACAGCGACAGGGGCACCGGCCTCGGGCTGGCCACCTCCTACGGCATTGTCAAGCAGCACCGCGGCGACATCTGGGTCTACAGCGAGCCCGGCCAGGGGACCACCTTCAAGGTCTATCTTCCCCTGGCCTTGGATGAAGAAGAGACCGAACCCACGGCCATTGAAAGACCCAGGCCCGTCAAGGGTACGGGCACGGTCCTGGTAGTGGAAGACGACCCTTCCGTACTGAGACTGGCCGGCGAACTCCTCAGGGGGTACGGATACCATGTCCTTGAGGCCGTCAACCCGGAGACCGCCCTGGAGCAGGCCCGCACTCACAGGACGCCCATTGATCTGATCCTGGCCGACGTGATCCTTCCCGGCATGAAAGGCCCGGAGATGGTGGAAAAGATCCGGGAGATCCATCCACGGACAAAGGTTCTCCACATGTCGGGGTATACGGAAGATTTGATCGCGGATAACGGAATTCTGGCAAAAGGGGTCATGTTCCTTCCCAAGCCCTTTACGGCTGAAGCGCTTCGGCAAAAGGTGGCCGCGGCCCTGGGGACAACAAAGAATGAAGCATGA
- a CDS encoding response regulator: MKKKILIVEDNEQNLYLTTFLLEKQGHDVVQARNGQEGVDLAVAERPDLILLDIQLPVMDGYEVAGRLKQARETRSIPVVAVTSYAMAGDREAVLAAGCEGYIEKPIDPDSFVEQVRGFLNAELGTGNKAGPS, translated from the coding sequence ATAAAAAAGAAGATCCTGATCGTTGAAGACAATGAACAAAATCTCTATCTGACCACGTTCCTGTTGGAAAAACAGGGCCATGACGTGGTCCAGGCCCGGAATGGACAGGAGGGGGTGGATTTGGCCGTTGCCGAACGCCCTGACCTGATCCTTTTAGATATCCAGCTGCCGGTGATGGACGGGTATGAGGTGGCCGGGCGCTTGAAGCAGGCCCGGGAGACCCGATCGATCCCGGTTGTGGCGGTGACCTCCTATGCCATGGCCGGGGACCGGGAGGCCGTCCTGGCCGCGGGCTGCGAAGGGTACATTGAAAAGCCGATCGATCCCGACAGCTTTGTCGAACAGGTGAGAGGATTTCTGAACGCGGAACTCGGAACGGGAAACAAGGCCGGGCCATCCTGA